The following proteins are encoded in a genomic region of Ostrea edulis chromosome 7, xbOstEdul1.1, whole genome shotgun sequence:
- the LOC125649576 gene encoding uncharacterized protein LOC125649576 isoform X1: protein MMPNMYHKLIIIIYIYNGMDCIPSVKLACPPGYYEEGCSKPCPEKTYGVSCGGTCDCSPEECNHEVGCTNSEASTLQTVYINEVSTSQSTDVNETAQTMRRNFDGVMSQYQLIEVCGRVPIHLQQQKYTVALVIVVTQHKMKLRREYNGVSRRRGTCRSGIPLSKRPTTVDTCSLGKLFYGNPMQRNYTSHLYLLCFHR from the exons ATGATGCCGAATATGTACCACAAACtcataattataatatatatttacaatggaATGGATTGCATACCTTCTGTCAAAC TAGCGTGTCCCCCAGGTTATTATGAAGAGGGTTGCTCTAAACCATGTCCTGAAAAGACATATGGGGTATCTTGTGGTGGGACGTGTGATTGTTCACCTGAAGAATGTAATCATGAAGTCGGATGTACGAATTCTGAAG catCAACATTGCAGacagtatatataaatgaaG TGTCCACATCGCAGTCAACAGATGTCAATGAAA CTGCTCAAACTATGCGGAGGAATTTCGATGGTGTGATGAGTCAGTACCAGTTAATTGAAG TATGTGGAAGAGTCCCAATACATTTGCAGCAACAAAAGTATACAGTCGCGCTGGTGATTGTTGTTACACAGCATAAAATGAAATTACG GAGGGAGTACAACGGGGTTTCAAGGAGGAGAGGTACTTGTCGTTCAGGGATACCCTTGTCCAAGAGGCCCACCACAGTAGATACATGTTCGTTAGGGAAGTTATTCTATGGAAATCCAATGCAGAGAAATTATACCTCCCATTTGTATCTATTATGTTTCCACAGATGA
- the LOC125649576 gene encoding uncharacterized protein LOC125649576 isoform X2 — protein MMPNMYHKLIIIIYIYNGMDCIPSVKPCPPGYYEEGCSKPCPEKTYGVSCGGTCDCSPEECNHEVGCTNSEASTLQTVYINEVSTSQSTDVNETAQTMRRNFDGVMSQYQLIEVCGRVPIHLQQQKYTVALVIVVTQHKMKLRREYNGVSRRRGTCRSGIPLSKRPTTVDTCSLGKLFYGNPMQRNYTSHLYLLCFHR, from the exons ATGATGCCGAATATGTACCACAAACtcataattataatatatatttacaatggaATGGATTGCATACCTTCTGTCAAAC CGTGTCCCCCAGGTTATTATGAAGAGGGTTGCTCTAAACCATGTCCTGAAAAGACATATGGGGTATCTTGTGGTGGGACGTGTGATTGTTCACCTGAAGAATGTAATCATGAAGTCGGATGTACGAATTCTGAAG catCAACATTGCAGacagtatatataaatgaaG TGTCCACATCGCAGTCAACAGATGTCAATGAAA CTGCTCAAACTATGCGGAGGAATTTCGATGGTGTGATGAGTCAGTACCAGTTAATTGAAG TATGTGGAAGAGTCCCAATACATTTGCAGCAACAAAAGTATACAGTCGCGCTGGTGATTGTTGTTACACAGCATAAAATGAAATTACG GAGGGAGTACAACGGGGTTTCAAGGAGGAGAGGTACTTGTCGTTCAGGGATACCCTTGTCCAAGAGGCCCACCACAGTAGATACATGTTCGTTAGGGAAGTTATTCTATGGAAATCCAATGCAGAGAAATTATACCTCCCATTTGTATCTATTATGTTTCCACAGATGA